In the genome of Streptomyces sp. NBC_00259, the window GGACTCGGTCGAGGAGCTGGCGGCCACCGCCGACCTCACCGCCGCCCAGCGGGCCGGTGCACTGGACAACGTGGAGGACGAGCTGTTCCGGTTCGGCCGGATCGTCGCCTCCAGCACCGAGCTGCGTGCCGCGCTGACCGACCGGACCGCGAAGGTCTCCGCCAAGGGCGAGCTGCTCCGCAGCCTGCTCGGAGGCAAGGCCAACCCGGTCACCGAGCGTCTTGTGGTCCGTCTTGTGACCGCGCCCCGGGGACGTAGCCTGGAAGCGGGCCTCGAGTCCCTTTCCAAGCTCGCCGCGGCGCGCCGGAACCGGACGGTCGCCGTGGTCACCACGGCGGTGCCGCTGAGCGACCAGCAGAAGCAGCGTCTCGGAGCCGTACTGGCGAAGCTGTACGGCCGTGAGATGCACCTGAACCTGGACGTGGACCCCGAGGTCCTCGGCGGGATCTCGGTGCTGGTCGGCGACGAGCAGATCGACGGGACGATCGCGGACCGGATCGCCGAGGCGAACCGCCGCATCGCCGGCTGACAGGCCACCAACTCAACAAGCATGTGCTAGAGCGGCCCGGTTGGGCCGCAGAGGATTCCTGGGGGTCGCCCCCAGACCCCCAAAGTGAAACTTCGGGCCCAACAAGGAGAGCAGGGAACCCAGATGGCGGAGCTCACGATCCGGCCGGAGGAGATCCGGGACGCGCTGGAGACCTTCGTCCAGTCGTACAAGCCGGACGCGGCCTCGCGCGAGGAGGTCGGCACGGTCAGCCTTGCCGGCGACGGCATCGCGAAGGTGGAGGGTCTTCCCTCGACCATGGCCAACGAGCTGCTGAAGTTCGAGGACGGCACCCTCGGCCTCGCCCTCAACCTCGAGGAGCGCGAGATCGGTGCCATCGTCCTCGGTGAGTTCAGCGGCATCGAGGAGGGCCAGCCGGTCCAGCGCACGGGCGAGGTCCTGTCCGTCGCCGTCGGCGAGGGCTACCTCGGTCGCGTTGTCGACCCGCTCGGCAACCCGATCGACGGCCTTGGCGAGATCGAGACCTCGGGCCGCCGCGCCCTTGAGCTGCAGGCCCCCACGGTCATGCAGCGCAAGTCGGTGCACGAGCCGATGGAGACGGGCTACAAGGCCGTCGACGCGATGACCCCGGTCGGCCGTGGCCAGCGTCAGCTGATCATCGGTGACCGTCAGACCGGCAAGACCGCGCTGTGCATCGACACGATCATCAACCAGCGCGAGAACTGGCGCTCGGGCGACGTGAACAAGCAGGTCCGCTGCATCTACGTCGCCATCGGCCAGAAGGGCTCCACCATCGCGTCCGTGCGCGGCGCGCTGGAGGAGGCCGGCGCCCTCGAGTACACGACGATCGTCGCCGCCCCGGCGTCCGACCCGGCCGGCTTCAAGTACCTCGCGCCGTACACCGGTTCGGCCATCGGTCAGCAGTGGATGTACGAGGGCAAGCACGTCCTCATCATCTTCGACGACCTGTCGAAGCAGGCCGACGCCTACCGCGCCGTGTCGCTGCTCCTGCGCCGCCCGCCGGGCCGTGAGGCCTACCCGGGTGACGTCTTCTACCTGCACTCCCGTCTGCTGGAGCGCTGCGCCAAGCTCTCCGACGACATGGGTGCCGGCTCGATGACCGGTCTGCCGATCGTCGAGACCAAGGCGAACGACGTCTCGGCGTTCATCCCGACCAACGTCATCTCCATCACCGACGGCCAGTGCTTCCTGGAGTCCGACCTGTTCAACGCCGGTCAGCGTCCGGCCCTGAACGTCGGTATCTCGGTCTCCCGAGTCGGTGGCTCCGCCCAGCACAAGGCGATGAAGCAGGTGTCCGGCCGACTCCGTGTCGACCTGGCCCAGTTCCGTGAGCTGGAGGCCTTCGCCGCCTTCGGTTCCGACCTGGACGCCGCTTCGAAGTCCGCCCTGGAGCGCGGCAAGCGCATGGTCGAGCTGCTGAAGCAGGCCCAGTACGCGCCGTACTCGACCGAGAACCAGGTCGTCTCCATCTGGGCCGGCACCACCGGCAAGATGGACGACGTCCCGGTCGAGGACATCCGCCGCTTCGAGGCAGAGCTCCTGGAGTTCCTGCACCGTGAGCACAAGGGGCTGA includes:
- the atpA gene encoding F0F1 ATP synthase subunit alpha, producing the protein MAELTIRPEEIRDALETFVQSYKPDAASREEVGTVSLAGDGIAKVEGLPSTMANELLKFEDGTLGLALNLEEREIGAIVLGEFSGIEEGQPVQRTGEVLSVAVGEGYLGRVVDPLGNPIDGLGEIETSGRRALELQAPTVMQRKSVHEPMETGYKAVDAMTPVGRGQRQLIIGDRQTGKTALCIDTIINQRENWRSGDVNKQVRCIYVAIGQKGSTIASVRGALEEAGALEYTTIVAAPASDPAGFKYLAPYTGSAIGQQWMYEGKHVLIIFDDLSKQADAYRAVSLLLRRPPGREAYPGDVFYLHSRLLERCAKLSDDMGAGSMTGLPIVETKANDVSAFIPTNVISITDGQCFLESDLFNAGQRPALNVGISVSRVGGSAQHKAMKQVSGRLRVDLAQFRELEAFAAFGSDLDAASKSALERGKRMVELLKQAQYAPYSTENQVVSIWAGTTGKMDDVPVEDIRRFEAELLEFLHREHKGLMTSIAEGGKMSDDLLEKLAEQIAAFKKQFETSDGKLLGEDAPATVNASK
- a CDS encoding F0F1 ATP synthase subunit delta; its protein translation is MNGASREALASARERLDALTDNTSVDAAKLAEELAAVTALLDREVSLRRVLTDPAQAGEAKAELAARLLSGQVGGETVDLVSGMVRSRWSQSRDLVDSVEELAATADLTAAQRAGALDNVEDELFRFGRIVASSTELRAALTDRTAKVSAKGELLRSLLGGKANPVTERLVVRLVTAPRGRSLEAGLESLSKLAAARRNRTVAVVTTAVPLSDQQKQRLGAVLAKLYGREMHLNLDVDPEVLGGISVLVGDEQIDGTIADRIAEANRRIAG